One Acetobacter oryzoeni genomic window, CCTCAGGCTGTGTGGTGTGACATATAGCAACAGGCTGCCAAAGACAGGGCAGTTTTGAGAATAAAGGGATAGTTGATGAAAAATCTTGCCTCATTGATGAAGCAGGCTACGCAGATGCAGTCCAAAATGGAAGCAATGCAAAGCACGCTGGAAGCCATGAACATTGAAGGTTCAGCCGGCGCAGGCATGGTGCAGGTTGTGCTGAGTGGCAAAGGGGACATGCGCTCCATTAAAATTGATCCCAAACTGGCTGATCCGGAAGAAATGGAAATGCTGCAGGATCTGATCGTGGCCGCCTGTGCAGATGCGCGCAAAAAGCTGGATGAAAAAGCGGCAGAAGAAATGCAGAAAGTGACAGGTGGCCTCAACCTGCCGCCCGGCATGAAACTGCCGTTCTGATACAGCGGAACGAGTAACAGAATTGTCCGGTATGGGTGGGCAGGAAATAGAGCAGCTTATCCGGCTTTTGGGCCGGTTGCCGGGGTTTGGCCCGCGTTCTGCGCGCAGGGTTGCATTGTATTTGCTCAAGGAGCCGCAAACCCGGCTTGCGCCTTTGGCGCACGCAATGGAGCGGGCAGGCAATGCCATAAAAACCTGCTCATCCTGCGGTAATCTGGATACGATAGATCCATGCCATATCTGCTCTGATCCTTTGCGAGATCAGGGCTTGATCTGTGTTGTGGAAACAGTGGGTGATCTGTGGGCGCTGGAGCGGGCAGGTGTGCACCGTGGTGTGTATCAGGTTCTAGGTGGCACACTCTCTCCATTGGCGGGAATTGGGCCGGAAGATCTGGACGTAGCCCCGCTGTTTGAAAAGCTGAACAAAGGCACGGTGCGCGAAATTATTCTGGCACTAGGTGCAACGGTGGAAGGTGCCACCACCATGCATTGGCTGATGGATCAGCTTGCGCCTTATGGTGGTGTAACTGTCAGCCGTGTTGCGCAAGGCGTGCCCATGGGTGGGGCGCTGGATGTGCTGGATGATGGCACTCTGGCCGCAGCACTGGGTGCCCGGCGCCCAGCATGACGATAAAGGAGGCTGATACGATGCCACTGGATGGTTTTCCCATTTCGGCGGTCATTCCCCGTCGTGCGTTAGTGACGGGCGGAGGGGCTCGGCTTGGACGTGCCATAGCTTTGGAGTTGGCTCAGGCTGGCTTTGATGTGGCAATTCACTATCGCTCAGGCCAGGAAGATGCGCAGGAAACTGCAGCCGCCATTAACGCATGCGGGCAGAAAAGCTGCCTGTTGCAAGCAGATCTGGCGCGCGAAGAAGGGGTGGAACCTCTGGTCGAACAGGCGTCGGCTGCCTTGGGTGGGCCGCTGGGTGTGCTGGTCAACAATGCCTCTACGTTTGAGCGGGATGAATGGCATAATGCCACGCGAGAAAGCTGGATGGCGCACCTAAAACCCAACCTGCGTGCCCCATTTGTGCTGATGCAGCATTTTGCCAAGGCGCTACCAGAAACGGCGCAAGGTATGGTGTTGAATATGCTGGATGAGCGCGTGTGGTCTCTTACACCGCATTTTGTCAGCTATACGGTGTCTAAAAGCGCTTTGTGGACGTTAACACAGACAATGGCGCTGGCTCTGGCTCCTAAAGGTATACGTGTGAACGCCATAGGGCCCGGGCCGGCATTGCCAAGTACGCGGCAGACAGAAGAACAGTTTGCCCGGCAATGTGCCTCTGTGCCTTTGGGGCATGGCACATCGCCTCAGGAAGTTGCGCGCGCCGCACTGGCGCTGTTGGCTTTACCCTCTGTAACAGGGCAGATGCTGGCGCTGGATGGTGGGCAGCATTTACAATGGTCTCCGGCGTTGCCAGCCGGTGTTGTATTGGAAGAATAGAAAATGGCTGTTTTTGCTCCGTGGGCGGATCAGCCGCCTTTGCGCCGCCTGTTTATCCGCAACATGATTCTGGATGCCAATATTGG contains:
- a CDS encoding SDR family oxidoreductase — encoded protein: MPLDGFPISAVIPRRALVTGGGARLGRAIALELAQAGFDVAIHYRSGQEDAQETAAAINACGQKSCLLQADLAREEGVEPLVEQASAALGGPLGVLVNNASTFERDEWHNATRESWMAHLKPNLRAPFVLMQHFAKALPETAQGMVLNMLDERVWSLTPHFVSYTVSKSALWTLTQTMALALAPKGIRVNAIGPGPALPSTRQTEEQFARQCASVPLGHGTSPQEVARAALALLALPSVTGQMLALDGGQHLQWSPALPAGVVLEE
- the recR gene encoding recombination mediator RecR, with the protein product MGGQEIEQLIRLLGRLPGFGPRSARRVALYLLKEPQTRLAPLAHAMERAGNAIKTCSSCGNLDTIDPCHICSDPLRDQGLICVVETVGDLWALERAGVHRGVYQVLGGTLSPLAGIGPEDLDVAPLFEKLNKGTVREIILALGATVEGATTMHWLMDQLAPYGGVTVSRVAQGVPMGGALDVLDDGTLAAALGARRPA
- a CDS encoding YbaB/EbfC family nucleoid-associated protein — translated: MKNLASLMKQATQMQSKMEAMQSTLEAMNIEGSAGAGMVQVVLSGKGDMRSIKIDPKLADPEEMEMLQDLIVAACADARKKLDEKAAEEMQKVTGGLNLPPGMKLPF